One Verrucomicrobiaceae bacterium genomic window carries:
- a CDS encoding M81 family metallopeptidase, protein MKKRVLISGLFHETHTFLDGTTGLGDFHITRGQDMLMAKGDSSPLGGVLELAEEFGWEVLPTVDYRAQPSATVEDDVVETFWKDFINHAEPHFSQPLDAFYFVLHGAMTSQRIQDVEGELLQRIRAIPALAKLPLFGVFDLHANFTARMAALSECLVGYRENPHTDAREAACVSARLLQRCLSSGELPHQKVQICSIVWPPTGTATSNDPMKTLETMAREMEKRSGIWSVSVVAGFAFADTKDTGVSLLATGTDQQAMEDCLKSLSAKAHELRGLGNVIDPPLNEIMELVLAATSGLTVLVEPSDNIGGGAPGDGTGLLRALLDFEVANSAICIADPAAVKAAAASGIGSRVTLSIGGKGSRLDAGPVELEVEVIALSDGCFELEDKQSHLASMCGDRFDMGPTAVVRHTGLTILLTSTKTPPFDLGQWRSQGIEPTQLSVIAVKAAVAHRRAYDPIAARMLWVDTPGPCSSNLKTLPYKHIRRPIYPLDA, encoded by the coding sequence ATGAAAAAGCGAGTCCTCATCTCCGGTCTATTCCACGAGACGCACACGTTTCTGGATGGCACCACGGGCCTTGGTGATTTCCACATCACTCGTGGCCAAGACATGCTCATGGCCAAAGGCGATAGCTCACCGCTCGGTGGCGTGCTCGAGCTGGCAGAGGAATTCGGCTGGGAAGTGCTGCCCACGGTCGATTACCGCGCACAACCGAGTGCCACGGTGGAGGATGATGTCGTGGAGACCTTTTGGAAGGATTTTATCAACCACGCTGAGCCACATTTCAGCCAACCGCTCGATGCGTTTTACTTTGTCCTGCATGGAGCGATGACTTCGCAGCGCATTCAGGATGTGGAGGGAGAGCTTCTTCAGCGTATCCGCGCCATTCCAGCGCTGGCGAAGCTGCCGCTGTTCGGCGTCTTTGATCTACATGCCAATTTTACCGCAAGAATGGCTGCTCTGAGCGAATGCCTCGTTGGATACCGAGAGAATCCCCACACGGATGCTCGTGAGGCAGCCTGCGTGTCAGCTCGCTTGCTCCAGCGTTGTCTGAGCTCAGGCGAGCTACCGCATCAAAAGGTGCAGATTTGCTCCATCGTGTGGCCGCCGACGGGCACGGCGACATCCAATGACCCGATGAAGACTTTGGAGACCATGGCCCGTGAGATGGAGAAGCGCTCGGGGATATGGTCAGTCAGTGTCGTGGCTGGTTTTGCCTTTGCCGACACGAAAGATACGGGCGTCAGCCTGCTAGCCACGGGCACCGATCAGCAGGCGATGGAGGATTGTCTCAAATCGTTGTCCGCTAAGGCGCATGAACTGCGTGGACTCGGCAATGTGATCGATCCGCCGCTCAATGAGATCATGGAGCTGGTGCTTGCTGCCACCAGTGGCCTCACAGTGCTCGTCGAGCCCTCGGACAATATCGGCGGAGGTGCTCCTGGCGATGGCACGGGACTGTTGCGTGCTTTGCTCGACTTTGAAGTCGCGAATAGCGCCATCTGCATCGCTGATCCTGCGGCAGTGAAGGCTGCCGCTGCCTCTGGGATCGGCTCCCGTGTCACACTGAGCATTGGTGGCAAAGGTAGCCGACTGGATGCGGGTCCTGTGGAGCTGGAGGTCGAGGTCATTGCACTGAGCGATGGCTGCTTCGAGCTGGAGGATAAGCAAAGCCATCTCGCCAGCATGTGCGGCGATCGTTTCGACATGGGGCCGACTGCGGTCGTCCGCCATACAGGCCTCACCATCCTGCTCACCAGCACCAAGACGCCGCCCTTTGACCTCGGTCAGTGGCGCAGCCAGGGGATCGAGCCGACGCAGCTCTCCGTCATCGCGGTGAAGGCCGCCGTCGCTCATCGGCGAGCTTATGATCCCATCGCCGCACGCATGCTCTGGGTGGACACACCTGGTCCATGCAGCAGCAATCTGAAAACGCTGCCCTACAAGCACATCCGCCGCCCCATTTACCCGCTCGATGCATGA
- a CDS encoding aminotransferase class III-fold pyridoxal phosphate-dependent enzyme yields the protein MSDRYATSRRLFERAQKSIAAGVNSGIRKMEQPVPLYFDHGDGPRLWDVDGNECLDFQIGQGALLYGHAPAGMADAIAAQAHKGTHWAAQSELEIDVAERLQKLMPGAERVRFNNSATEVVLSALRLARAHTGKPLILKFEGAYHGWADEGLVGFAPPPDLWGDDEAPTRLHPSQGVIPAVLDTFVVARWNDPDHLRRVVERHRGQIAAIIFEPIMCNTCCMEPVDGLIATIRELCDRDGMLMIADETITGFRFAPGGAQQFLGFTPDLTILGKAIGGGLPFAALVGKEAAFQKIISGQVVHAGTLNGNPLCLAASKWCLDHVLSLGDTHPRVVTELGQKLMHGLRTLADQNGIPLRPQGPGAAFHAVMLKKGAAEGPIRDYRDYARRQDAPRWAHLRRCLLDHGVRAIERGLWFVSLAHREEHITEALERAAPAFAQHAAEWSAA from the coding sequence ATGTCTGATCGCTACGCCACCTCTCGCCGCCTCTTTGAACGTGCCCAAAAATCCATCGCTGCTGGCGTGAATAGCGGCATTCGCAAAATGGAGCAGCCAGTGCCGCTCTACTTTGACCACGGGGATGGCCCGCGCCTGTGGGATGTGGATGGCAATGAGTGCCTGGATTTCCAGATAGGGCAGGGGGCTCTGCTCTATGGTCATGCACCAGCGGGAATGGCGGATGCCATCGCCGCACAGGCGCACAAAGGCACCCACTGGGCGGCGCAGAGTGAACTGGAGATCGATGTGGCCGAGCGGCTGCAAAAACTGATGCCTGGGGCGGAGCGTGTGCGCTTCAATAATAGTGCCACGGAAGTCGTGCTCTCCGCGCTGCGCCTCGCTCGTGCGCACACAGGCAAGCCGCTCATTTTGAAGTTTGAGGGCGCTTATCACGGCTGGGCGGATGAGGGGCTCGTCGGCTTCGCACCCCCGCCGGATCTATGGGGCGACGATGAGGCCCCTACGCGGCTGCATCCCTCCCAGGGCGTGATTCCTGCGGTGCTCGATACCTTTGTCGTCGCCCGCTGGAATGACCCCGATCACCTCCGCCGCGTGGTGGAGCGTCATCGCGGTCAGATCGCTGCGATCATCTTTGAGCCCATCATGTGCAACACCTGCTGCATGGAGCCGGTGGACGGCCTCATCGCCACCATCCGCGAGCTATGCGACCGCGATGGCATGCTCATGATCGCGGATGAAACGATCACGGGCTTCCGCTTTGCGCCGGGTGGTGCGCAGCAGTTCCTGGGCTTCACGCCGGACCTGACGATCCTGGGCAAGGCCATCGGCGGTGGATTGCCCTTTGCGGCATTGGTGGGCAAAGAAGCGGCGTTTCAAAAAATCATCTCGGGGCAGGTCGTGCATGCAGGCACGCTCAATGGGAATCCGCTCTGCCTCGCGGCATCGAAATGGTGCCTCGATCATGTTTTGAGCCTCGGAGACACGCATCCGCGTGTCGTCACGGAGCTCGGACAAAAGCTGATGCACGGCCTGCGCACGCTGGCGGATCAAAATGGCATCCCCCTGCGCCCCCAGGGCCCCGGCGCGGCCTTCCACGCCGTGATGCTCAAAAAAGGTGCCGCCGAAGGCCCTATCCGCGACTACCGCGACTACGCCCGTCGCCAGGATGCGCCACGCTGGGCTCATCTGCGTCGCTGCCTGCTCGATCACGGCGTCCGCGCCATCGAGCGCGGCCTGTGGTTTGTCAGCCTCGCCCACCGCGAGGAGCACATCACCGAAGCTCTGGAACGCGCCGCGCCCGCCTTTGCCCAACACGCTGCGGAGTGGAGCGCAGCCTAA
- a CDS encoding DUF1592 domain-containing protein: MIRLLVIFVFSLSCTTAAEIRPLLQKYCLDCHNADKQKGDVDLTHFGSPQNVVKEFKLWQTMLQQVEEEEMPPKKPLPRSADRAEIVAFLRKGIDSVDWSQQKGIEHVTLPRLTKTEYNNTLRDLLGIDFEPGKLLLDDGPGLSGFTNDRDALFISPALAEQLFDAADYALQSMLNLRQQPYTKHFEAENMLMTERSAKPEDLPGGGVGYSLAGAGQRTLYDEVIVPADGWYRLTVKHVGRGGDSGMRLRIDNEPRALLKCLDNAPQEETIELLLRAGTHQMTWNIDNTSLRAATPAPLRKNRKAAPKGGYPVFDQKKAAPLVKDAAAKNAPKLPLPANATDEIKKLTDTLNRNFQNMQMRIEYLRAVTPAGSPNDLRSFYNLLPERTEAMVVVKHQLAKVMQLSVAELDRQIEAANVQKLASNREVVGDSLQVLDLNFDPASLIGSAEAQKAVKAEKVGAPGVDWIRVAGPISPTGLKPREIFQSDAKAALSAFLPKAFRRPLRAGELEKHLALHEKAQKRGESPEQALKLAFAAALTSPSFLFRDELRAGKLNDHQLASRLSYFLWMTMPDDELRTLADAGKLHDDATLRVQVRRMIADSRSRAFTSTFLSQWLGFSGLGTEHVPDARKFRDFTPALADAMKLEPVLVFENLLLTGGSLSRLLDSRETFANAELAKLYGIAVSGEAMQPVKFTDDKRAGLLGMAAVLTASSTPNRTSPVIRGKWLLENLLGRKLAEPPADAGQLDDKAGDRGKTLREELAAHRRNESCASCHDKIDPIGFGLENFDAIGRFREKEAGKPVDATGTLPGGISINGPAELRNAIQQHHADEFLRNVTQRLTAFALGRALKPQDEGLIRQLLAPLKQNDHRADVLIESIVLSEAFRTQGTTP; encoded by the coding sequence GTGATTCGCCTCCTCGTCATCTTTGTCTTCAGTCTTTCCTGCACCACCGCAGCGGAAATCCGCCCACTGCTGCAAAAATACTGCCTCGACTGCCATAACGCCGACAAACAAAAGGGCGATGTCGATCTCACGCACTTCGGCTCACCGCAAAATGTGGTGAAGGAATTCAAGCTCTGGCAAACCATGCTCCAGCAGGTCGAAGAGGAGGAAATGCCGCCAAAGAAGCCGCTACCCCGCAGTGCTGATCGGGCGGAGATCGTCGCGTTTCTGCGCAAGGGCATCGACTCGGTCGATTGGAGCCAGCAGAAAGGTATCGAGCACGTCACGCTACCGCGACTGACCAAAACCGAATACAACAACACCCTGCGTGATCTCCTCGGCATCGACTTTGAGCCCGGCAAGCTGCTGCTGGATGATGGCCCAGGCCTTTCGGGCTTCACGAATGATCGCGATGCGCTTTTCATCTCCCCCGCGCTGGCGGAGCAGCTTTTCGATGCGGCGGATTATGCTCTGCAAAGCATGCTCAATCTGCGCCAGCAGCCTTACACGAAGCACTTCGAGGCCGAAAACATGCTCATGACGGAGCGCAGCGCGAAGCCCGAGGACCTGCCCGGCGGCGGAGTCGGCTACTCGCTGGCCGGAGCGGGGCAGCGCACCCTTTATGACGAGGTGATCGTGCCTGCGGATGGCTGGTATCGGCTGACAGTGAAGCACGTCGGCCGAGGTGGAGATAGCGGCATGCGTCTGCGCATCGACAACGAGCCACGGGCGCTTCTGAAGTGCCTCGACAACGCACCGCAGGAGGAAACGATCGAGCTACTGCTCCGTGCTGGCACGCATCAGATGACCTGGAATATCGACAACACCAGCCTGCGTGCCGCAACACCGGCACCGCTGCGCAAAAACAGAAAGGCAGCACCAAAGGGCGGTTATCCTGTCTTTGATCAAAAGAAGGCTGCGCCGCTAGTGAAGGATGCGGCAGCGAAGAATGCGCCAAAGCTGCCGCTGCCCGCAAATGCCACAGACGAGATCAAGAAGCTCACCGACACACTCAACCGCAACTTCCAGAACATGCAGATGCGCATCGAGTATCTGCGTGCGGTGACGCCCGCTGGCAGCCCGAACGATCTGCGCAGCTTTTACAATCTACTACCAGAGCGCACCGAGGCGATGGTGGTTGTGAAGCATCAGCTCGCCAAGGTGATGCAGCTCTCCGTAGCCGAGCTGGATCGCCAGATCGAGGCTGCGAACGTGCAGAAGCTCGCCAGCAACCGCGAAGTGGTGGGTGATTCACTCCAAGTGCTCGATCTGAATTTTGATCCCGCCTCGCTCATCGGCAGTGCAGAGGCTCAAAAAGCCGTGAAGGCCGAAAAAGTCGGTGCGCCAGGAGTGGACTGGATTCGCGTCGCAGGCCCGATCTCGCCCACAGGCTTAAAACCACGCGAGATCTTCCAAAGTGATGCCAAAGCCGCTTTGAGTGCCTTTTTGCCAAAAGCCTTCCGTCGGCCCCTGCGAGCCGGAGAACTCGAAAAACACCTCGCGCTTCATGAAAAGGCCCAAAAACGCGGCGAATCGCCCGAACAGGCTCTGAAACTGGCTTTCGCCGCCGCATTGACCTCACCGAGCTTCTTGTTCCGCGATGAGTTGCGTGCCGGAAAGCTCAACGATCATCAGCTCGCCAGCCGCTTGAGCTACTTCCTCTGGATGACCATGCCGGATGATGAATTGCGCACTCTCGCCGATGCCGGAAAGCTGCACGACGACGCTACGCTGCGTGTGCAGGTGCGGCGCATGATCGCTGATTCGCGCTCGCGGGCCTTCACGAGCACGTTTTTGAGCCAGTGGCTGGGCTTCTCCGGCCTGGGCACCGAGCATGTGCCGGATGCGCGGAAGTTCCGCGACTTCACACCCGCGCTGGCGGATGCGATGAAACTGGAGCCCGTGCTCGTCTTTGAAAACCTCCTGCTAACTGGCGGCAGCCTCTCTCGCTTGCTCGATAGCCGCGAAACCTTTGCCAATGCCGAGCTGGCGAAACTTTACGGCATCGCAGTGAGTGGCGAGGCCATGCAGCCGGTCAAATTCACCGATGACAAGCGTGCGGGACTTCTCGGCATGGCGGCCGTGCTCACCGCCTCCTCCACGCCGAACCGCACGAGCCCCGTGATTCGCGGCAAATGGCTGCTCGAAAACCTCCTCGGCCGCAAACTCGCCGAACCACCCGCCGATGCCGGTCAGCTCGATGACAAAGCCGGTGATCGCGGCAAGACACTGCGTGAAGAGCTCGCCGCGCATCGCCGCAACGAAAGCTGCGCCAGTTGCCATGACAAGATCGACCCCATCGGCTTCGGTTTAGAGAACTTTGATGCCATCGGCCGCTTTCGCGAAAAGGAAGCAGGCAAGCCTGTCGATGCCACTGGCACCCTCCCCGGCGGCATTTCAATCAACGGCCCCGCCGAGCTACGAAACGCCATCCAGCAGCACCACGCCGATGAATTCCTCCGCAACGTCACCCAGCGCCTCACCGCGTTTGCGCTTGGTCGTGCCTTAAAGCCCCAGGATGAAGGTTTGATCCGCCAGTTGCTCGCCCCCCTGAAACAAAACGACCACCGCGCCGACGTCCTCATCGAGTCCATCGTGCTCAGCGAGGCGTTTCGGACTCAAGGCACCACACCTTGA
- a CDS encoding DUF1552 domain-containing protein has protein sequence MSHRIERRTLLRGLGATLALPWLEIMTPKARAAAKLPPRRFVTFFQPNGVFPKAWDVTGTGRDFALSPILQPLTDYRDDMVVLSGIDSCGKGHVKLTGAFLTGTAIENGVNGISVDQVIARQIGQGTRFASIELGTEPPRQGMAGDDPIALANTVSWSSATQRIAPEISPRAAFDRLFRDPSSPEARRAAENRRSVVDLVLEDAKALQKIASGRDKEKIDEYLEGVRGVEQQIARTMNPPAPEWSPLTPPELKRPPAGIPMSKDAHMKLMLDLMVLALQTDTTRVATFMSAHGFSRQNFTFLDGVKNDHHGMSHHKNQEALVAEYTTVSRWYAQQVQYLVSKMRGIDEGNGSLLDNSVVLYGSEMKDGNGHIKEDLPLVLIGKGQGRMKTGQHATFAKGTPLANLHLSLAQQFGVEMTSFNNVSTGTLSGLFV, from the coding sequence ATGTCCCACCGTATCGAACGCCGCACTCTTCTTCGTGGACTCGGAGCCACGCTGGCTTTGCCATGGCTCGAAATCATGACGCCGAAGGCCCGTGCTGCCGCAAAACTGCCGCCACGGCGGTTTGTGACGTTTTTCCAGCCGAACGGAGTGTTTCCGAAGGCTTGGGATGTGACGGGCACGGGGCGGGATTTTGCGCTGTCGCCGATTTTGCAGCCGCTGACGGATTATCGCGATGACATGGTTGTGCTGAGTGGGATCGACAGTTGCGGAAAAGGGCATGTGAAGCTCACCGGGGCCTTTTTGACCGGCACGGCCATCGAGAATGGGGTGAATGGCATTTCGGTAGATCAGGTCATCGCGCGGCAGATTGGCCAGGGCACTCGCTTTGCGAGCATCGAGCTCGGTACGGAGCCGCCACGGCAGGGCATGGCCGGTGATGATCCCATCGCATTGGCAAACACCGTTTCCTGGAGCAGCGCCACGCAGCGCATCGCGCCAGAAATTAGCCCGCGAGCGGCTTTTGATCGGCTTTTCCGCGATCCGTCGTCGCCGGAAGCACGGCGAGCAGCGGAGAATAGGCGCAGCGTGGTGGATCTCGTTTTGGAGGATGCCAAAGCACTGCAAAAGATCGCTAGCGGTCGCGATAAGGAGAAGATCGACGAATATCTAGAAGGCGTGCGCGGTGTGGAGCAGCAAATCGCACGCACGATGAATCCGCCTGCGCCGGAGTGGTCACCGCTGACGCCACCAGAGCTAAAACGGCCACCTGCTGGCATCCCGATGAGCAAGGATGCACACATGAAGCTGATGCTGGACCTGATGGTGCTCGCTTTGCAGACAGACACGACGCGTGTGGCCACCTTCATGAGTGCGCATGGCTTCTCGCGGCAAAATTTCACCTTCCTCGATGGCGTGAAGAACGACCACCACGGCATGAGCCACCACAAGAACCAAGAGGCGCTAGTGGCCGAGTACACGACCGTGAGCCGCTGGTATGCGCAGCAGGTGCAATATCTCGTGTCGAAGATGCGCGGAATTGATGAAGGCAATGGATCGCTGCTCGATAACAGCGTGGTGCTCTACGGCAGTGAGATGAAGGATGGCAACGGCCACATCAAAGAGGACCTCCCTCTAGTGCTCATCGGCAAAGGCCAAGGCCGCATGAAGACGGGTCAGCACGCCACCTTCGCCAAAGGCACACCCTTGGCGAATCTGCATCTCTCGCTGGCGCAGCAGTTCGGTGTGGAGATGACGAGCTTCAACAATGTGAGCACCGGCACGCTGAGTGGGCTGTTTGTGTAG
- a CDS encoding FAD:protein FMN transferase → MGTKFRVSFYTQDSQKAEKAAQDTVERIAALNAIFSDYEPESELSRLNRAEAGKPFAASLELYGLISRAHELSAATDGAFDITCGNLTRLWRRTRDQKKLPPPDRLQKALAATDYRALALDPSSRSLTLKRAGMLIDLGGIAKGRAADEALRLLRERHGIRRALVIAGGDIAIGTAPPDAAGWEIKLRTQSLAATDNRLTTLILAERGVSTSGDLYQYIEIDDTRYAHIVSPKTGLGLTQRIACTVIAPDCTTSDALATAMCVLGREKGTLAAAQVAGVELLWPE, encoded by the coding sequence ATGGGCACCAAGTTCCGTGTGTCATTTTATACCCAGGACTCCCAAAAGGCAGAAAAAGCTGCCCAAGACACCGTTGAGCGCATCGCGGCCCTGAACGCGATTTTTTCTGACTACGAGCCAGAGAGCGAATTATCACGTTTGAACCGCGCAGAGGCCGGAAAGCCCTTTGCAGCCAGTTTGGAGCTCTACGGGCTCATTTCGCGTGCTCATGAGCTTTCCGCCGCCACCGACGGAGCCTTCGACATCACCTGTGGCAATCTCACCCGCCTCTGGCGCCGCACACGAGATCAAAAAAAGCTCCCTCCGCCGGATCGGCTGCAAAAAGCACTCGCCGCCACGGATTACCGGGCCTTGGCACTCGATCCATCCTCCCGCAGCCTCACGCTGAAGCGTGCAGGCATGCTCATCGACCTCGGAGGCATCGCCAAAGGCCGCGCAGCGGATGAAGCCCTGCGGCTGCTGCGTGAGCGGCACGGCATCCGTCGTGCGCTGGTCATCGCTGGTGGAGACATCGCCATCGGCACTGCTCCACCTGATGCCGCTGGCTGGGAGATCAAGCTCCGCACGCAGTCCCTCGCAGCCACGGACAACCGCCTGACCACGCTGATACTCGCCGAGCGCGGTGTATCCACCTCTGGCGATCTTTATCAATACATCGAGATCGACGACACTCGCTACGCGCACATCGTCTCGCCCAAAACGGGCCTCGGCCTCACCCAGCGCATCGCCTGCACCGTCATCGCACCGGACTGCACCACCAGCGATGCCCTAGCGACAGCGATGTGCGTCCTAGGCCGGGAAAAAGGCACTTTGGCAGCAGCGCAGGTCGCAGGTGTCGAGTTGCTCTGGCCAGAGTAA
- a CDS encoding DUF58 domain-containing protein, with protein sequence MRPTPRLLRVLLVLLALALAGSVWGQIAILWRIGAALTVLVLVLDALTLPRKGRITAQRSLPGRFALGVPGSVTLTITHTARRELHLEVFDGIPLGAEAEGMPQHLAIPPGQHATASYEVRFVQRGQHSFSLVQVLADSLLGLWRRFYQAGEAQMTRAYPNYEPVVRFALLATANRLEQMGIVRRRRIGASLDFHQLRDYQDGDVLSRVDWKATSRRLSLISRDFDEVRNQTVLLVPDCGRRMRALDGSLSQFDHCLNAMLLIAFIALRQGDEVGVCGFGGTKKWLPPVKGTHSMPRLLNHLYDYETTSEPSDFIEAAEQVMARQKRRALVILLTNLRSEDGGNLVTATHLMQKRHLVLAATLREQELEDHAARPVQNLNDALGYGALTHYFGERRLLLENLRSRRVLTVDETAQMLPVALANKYLDVKAGGKL encoded by the coding sequence ATGAGACCCACGCCCCGATTACTCCGCGTCCTGCTGGTGCTGCTGGCGCTGGCATTGGCGGGCAGTGTCTGGGGTCAAATCGCCATCCTCTGGCGCATCGGTGCAGCGCTCACGGTTCTCGTGCTCGTGCTCGATGCGCTCACGCTGCCGCGCAAAGGCCGCATCACCGCGCAGCGCTCGCTGCCGGGCCGTTTCGCGCTCGGTGTGCCAGGCTCTGTGACCCTGACGATCACGCACACCGCGCGGCGTGAGCTGCATCTGGAGGTGTTTGATGGTATCCCGCTCGGTGCAGAGGCAGAAGGCATGCCGCAGCACCTGGCCATACCTCCCGGACAGCATGCCACCGCATCGTACGAGGTCCGCTTCGTCCAGCGCGGTCAGCACAGCTTCAGCCTGGTGCAGGTGCTAGCAGACTCACTGCTGGGACTCTGGCGGCGGTTTTATCAAGCCGGTGAAGCGCAGATGACGCGTGCGTATCCGAACTACGAGCCCGTGGTGCGCTTTGCCCTGCTGGCCACGGCAAACAGGCTGGAGCAGATGGGCATCGTGCGGCGGCGGCGCATCGGTGCCTCGCTGGATTTTCACCAACTTCGTGATTATCAAGACGGCGACGTGCTCTCCCGCGTGGACTGGAAGGCCACCAGCCGCCGCCTCAGCCTTATCAGCCGTGATTTCGATGAGGTGCGTAATCAGACCGTGCTGCTGGTGCCAGACTGTGGCCGCCGCATGCGTGCTCTGGATGGCTCGCTCTCTCAGTTCGATCATTGCCTCAATGCGATGCTGCTCATCGCCTTCATCGCCCTGCGGCAGGGTGACGAAGTCGGCGTGTGCGGCTTTGGCGGCACTAAAAAGTGGCTCCCACCAGTCAAAGGCACCCATAGCATGCCACGCCTGCTCAATCACCTCTACGATTACGAGACCACCAGTGAGCCGAGCGACTTCATCGAGGCCGCAGAGCAGGTCATGGCGCGGCAGAAGCGCCGTGCGCTGGTCATCCTACTGACCAATCTACGCAGCGAAGATGGTGGCAACCTCGTCACTGCCACACACCTCATGCAAAAGCGCCATCTCGTGCTCGCCGCCACGCTGCGTGAGCAAGAGCTCGAAGACCACGCCGCTCGCCCCGTGCAGAATTTGAACGATGCACTCGGCTATGGTGCGCTAACCCATTACTTCGGTGAGCGCCGCTTGCTGCTGGAGAATCTGCGCTCACGCCGCGTCCTGACTGTGGATGAGACGGCGCAGATGCTCCCCGTCGCTCTGGCCAATAAGTACCTCGATGTGAAAGCTGGCGGGAAGTTGTAA